A genomic segment from Streptomyces sp. NBC_01233 encodes:
- a CDS encoding TIGR03842 family LLM class F420-dependent oxidoreductase: MDFGLVLQTDPPASQVVSLMKRAERNGFRYGWTFDSAVLWQEPFVIYSQILANTQRMHVGPMVTNPGTRTWEVTASTFATLNDMYGNRTVCGIGRGDSAMRVAGRAPNTLARLGEAIDVIRDLAEGREAQVDGKPLQIPWIRDGKLPVWMAAYGPKALALAGQKADGFILQLADLYLTEWMIKAVRQAAVETGRDPAAITICVAAPAYVTADDSAQALAHARDQCRWFGGMVGNHVADLVSRYGEHSSMVPYELTEYVKSRQGYDYSHHGRTGNPSADFVPDEIVDRFCLLGPAEAHIEKLRALRDLGVDQFALYNMHDAREATIDAYGSDVIPSFR; the protein is encoded by the coding sequence ATGGACTTCGGCCTCGTCCTGCAAACCGACCCTCCGGCCTCGCAGGTCGTCAGCCTCATGAAGCGTGCCGAACGCAACGGCTTCCGCTACGGCTGGACCTTCGACTCGGCGGTCCTCTGGCAGGAACCCTTCGTCATCTACAGCCAGATCCTGGCCAACACGCAGCGCATGCACGTCGGGCCGATGGTCACCAACCCGGGCACCCGCACCTGGGAGGTCACCGCCTCCACCTTCGCCACCCTCAACGACATGTACGGCAACCGCACGGTCTGCGGGATCGGGCGCGGGGACTCGGCGATGCGGGTCGCCGGCCGGGCCCCGAACACGCTCGCCCGGCTCGGCGAGGCCATCGACGTCATCCGCGACCTGGCGGAAGGGCGTGAGGCCCAGGTCGACGGCAAACCGCTGCAGATCCCGTGGATCCGGGACGGAAAGCTGCCCGTCTGGATGGCGGCGTACGGGCCGAAGGCCCTGGCCCTGGCCGGGCAGAAGGCGGACGGGTTCATCCTGCAGCTCGCGGACCTCTACCTCACCGAGTGGATGATCAAGGCAGTCCGCCAGGCTGCCGTGGAGACCGGCCGTGACCCAGCCGCGATCACCATCTGCGTGGCGGCCCCGGCGTACGTCACGGCTGACGACTCGGCACAGGCACTGGCCCACGCCCGTGACCAGTGCCGCTGGTTCGGCGGCATGGTCGGCAACCACGTCGCCGATCTCGTCTCCCGCTACGGCGAGCACTCCTCGATGGTCCCGTACGAGCTGACGGAGTATGTCAAGTCCCGGCAGGGCTACGACTACAGCCACCACGGCCGCACCGGGAACCCCTCCGCCGACTTCGTCCCCGACGAGATCGTCGACCGCTTCTGCCTCCTGGGCCCGGCCGAGGCCCACATCGAGAAGCTCCGCGCCCTGCGGGATCTCGGCGTTGACCAGTTCGCGCTCTACAACATGCACGACGCCCGGGAAGCGACCATCGACGCGTACGGCTCTGACGTCATTCCGTCGTTCCGCTGA
- a CDS encoding transposase, translated as MRDVVGHTVEKAESAERAEELIRETIERNGLMPETVHADRGTSMTSKKVSQLLIDLGVTRSHSRPKVSNDNPYSEAQFKTTKHVPDYPERFDSLTHPLEWFDAFTSYYNHEHRHSGIGYHTPASVHFGTADEVRDQRATTLTEAYARHPERFGHRPRPPQIPQRAWINDPAKRREPALQTP; from the coding sequence GTGCGCGACGTCGTCGGCCACACCGTCGAGAAGGCCGAATCCGCCGAACGGGCCGAGGAGTTGATCCGCGAGACCATCGAGCGCAACGGCCTGATGCCCGAGACCGTGCACGCCGACCGCGGCACCTCGATGACCAGCAAGAAAGTCTCCCAGCTACTGATCGACCTCGGGGTCACCAGAAGTCACTCACGGCCCAAGGTCTCCAACGACAACCCCTACTCGGAGGCCCAGTTCAAGACCACCAAGCACGTACCCGACTACCCCGAGCGGTTCGATTCGCTGACCCACCCCCTCGAATGGTTCGACGCGTTCACCTCGTACTACAACCACGAGCACCGGCATTCCGGCATCGGCTACCACACCCCGGCCAGCGTCCACTTCGGCACCGCCGACGAGGTCCGTGACCAGCGAGCCACCACCCTCACCGAGGCATACGCCCGACACCCCGAACGCTTCGGCCACCGCCCCAGACCACCCCAGATCCCCCAGCGAGCGTGGATCAACGACCCAGCCAAGCGCCGGGAACCCGCACTACAAACCCCATAG
- a CDS encoding SDR family NAD(P)-dependent oxidoreductase, producing the protein MQTFTGKVAVVTGAGSGIGRAFAERFAGEGMKVVLADVEEAALHSAVAELREKDHDVIGVVTDVSSRDSMLRLADAALAAYGKVHVVCNNAGVEGYLDGPVWAATEKDWQWTLGVNFYGVLHGVQTFLPILLQQQEEAHMVNTASMLSLVRSPNIYGVTKQAVLALSETVYGDLKAMEAQVGITVLIPGTIATNLFHGSRNRPDELRAGVDLAATGKGRMLRDRMHGILAEGMPPDEVADIAVWAIREKAFYVLTDHEWDEQIRRRTDDVLLGRLPRIAP; encoded by the coding sequence ATGCAGACGTTCACCGGAAAGGTGGCCGTGGTGACCGGCGCCGGTAGCGGCATCGGACGCGCTTTCGCCGAGCGGTTCGCAGGCGAAGGGATGAAGGTCGTTCTCGCCGATGTCGAGGAGGCTGCCCTGCATTCGGCGGTCGCCGAGCTGCGCGAGAAGGATCACGACGTCATCGGCGTCGTGACCGACGTGTCGAGCCGGGATTCGATGCTGCGGCTCGCTGACGCTGCCCTGGCGGCCTACGGCAAGGTGCACGTGGTGTGCAACAACGCTGGCGTGGAGGGGTACCTGGACGGGCCGGTCTGGGCGGCCACCGAGAAGGACTGGCAGTGGACGCTCGGCGTCAACTTCTACGGCGTGCTTCACGGGGTGCAGACCTTCCTGCCAATCCTGCTCCAACAGCAGGAGGAGGCCCACATGGTCAACACCGCTTCCATGTTGTCACTCGTCCGTTCGCCGAACATCTACGGCGTGACCAAGCAGGCCGTGCTGGCACTGTCAGAGACGGTGTATGGCGACCTGAAGGCGATGGAGGCCCAGGTAGGGATTACCGTCCTCATCCCCGGCACAATCGCGACGAATCTCTTCCATGGCAGCCGGAACCGCCCCGACGAGCTGCGGGCCGGCGTCGACCTGGCCGCGACGGGGAAGGGCCGCATGCTTCGGGACCGTATGCACGGCATCCTGGCCGAGGGAATGCCGCCCGATGAGGTCGCCGACATCGCCGTCTGGGCCATCAGGGAGAAGGCGTTCTACGTCCTGACCGACCACGAATGGGACGAGCAGATAAGGCGGCGTACGGATGACGTCCTCTTGGGTCGGCTGCCGCGAATAGCGCCTTAG
- a CDS encoding Rieske 2Fe-2S domain-containing protein — MLSHKDNEYLCRVGPGTPMGALLRRYWTPITRSVDVPEPDGPPVRARLFGEDFVVFRDTSGAVGVLDELCMHRGASLALGRVEGCGIRCLYHGWKFGADGTIMETPNQPDPRFRERWRAPAYPVREVGGLIWVYLGPPDKQPELPRYSCMVERPEGEPRRPPIRVGYRHNWLQGLEGVVDSSHVGILHQSEVQEAKDGDYASVRIIQDKFPTADDAPALEVRDTDFGFHYAAIRQAETAGDERYVRVTAFILPFTVSIPPGTSMLIWVPIDDYHTVQYAVDDGVPLDEETERSFLRWLGLDQNILDPDGFFIAPGQDRAAMAEGRSFSGYQGLITQDAVVTTSMGPMYDRSTEHVVPADAAVLRMRRLLIKAARTVAAGGAPIGLDRYVSTEKISGASGVVHANSDWKDLVPGHVELTGGRP, encoded by the coding sequence ATGCTGAGCCACAAGGACAATGAGTATCTTTGCCGGGTGGGCCCAGGGACTCCGATGGGCGCTCTTCTGCGCCGGTACTGGACTCCGATCACGCGGTCCGTGGACGTTCCCGAACCGGACGGCCCGCCCGTCCGGGCGCGGCTTTTCGGCGAAGACTTTGTCGTCTTCCGCGACACGAGCGGCGCGGTCGGGGTGCTCGATGAGCTCTGCATGCACCGAGGCGCCTCGCTGGCGCTGGGCCGGGTCGAGGGATGCGGGATCCGATGTCTGTACCACGGATGGAAGTTCGGGGCGGACGGCACGATCATGGAGACGCCCAATCAGCCAGACCCTCGGTTCAGGGAGAGGTGGCGGGCGCCCGCCTACCCGGTGCGCGAGGTGGGCGGCCTGATCTGGGTCTATCTCGGCCCCCCTGACAAGCAGCCGGAGTTGCCCCGCTATTCGTGCATGGTGGAGCGGCCGGAGGGTGAGCCCCGAAGGCCGCCGATCCGAGTGGGGTATCGGCACAACTGGTTGCAGGGACTCGAAGGCGTCGTCGACTCCTCACACGTGGGGATCCTGCACCAGAGCGAGGTGCAGGAAGCCAAGGATGGCGACTACGCGAGCGTCAGGATTATCCAGGACAAGTTTCCTACTGCCGACGACGCGCCGGCCCTCGAGGTCAGGGACACCGACTTTGGGTTCCACTACGCCGCGATCCGCCAGGCCGAAACTGCCGGTGACGAGCGATACGTCCGCGTCACGGCGTTCATACTGCCGTTCACGGTCTCCATCCCGCCGGGGACCAGCATGCTCATCTGGGTGCCTATCGACGACTACCACACAGTGCAGTACGCCGTTGACGACGGCGTGCCCTTGGACGAGGAGACCGAGCGGAGTTTCCTCCGTTGGCTCGGTTTGGACCAGAACATCCTTGACCCGGACGGCTTTTTCATCGCTCCGGGGCAGGACCGCGCAGCGATGGCCGAGGGCCGGAGCTTCTCCGGCTACCAGGGCCTGATCACACAAGACGCGGTCGTGACTACCTCGATGGGCCCGATGTACGACCGGTCGACCGAGCACGTCGTGCCCGCCGACGCGGCGGTACTGCGGATGCGTCGGCTGCTGATCAAGGCGGCCCGCACGGTTGCCGCGGGCGGTGCCCCGATCGGCCTGGACCGATACGTCTCGACCGAGAAGATTTCAGGAGCCTCAGGTGTCGTACATGCGAACAGCGACTGGAAGGACCTCGTGCCAGGTCACGTCGAGCTGACGGGCGGTCGGCCATAA
- a CDS encoding acetyl-CoA C-acetyltransferase has protein sequence MSTEAYVYDAIRTPRGRGKANGSLHGTKPIDLVVGLIHALRERNPGLDPAAIDDIVLGVAGPVGDQGSDIARIAAIAAGLPDTVAGVQENRFCASGLEAVNLAAAKVRSGWEDLVLAGGVESMSRVHMGSDGGAWFADPMTNWVAGFVPQGIGADLIATIEGFSRRDVDEYAALSQERAAAAIKDGRFAKSVVPVTDRNGLVVLDHDEFVRPDTTADILARLKPSFADIGELGGFDAVALQKYHWVEKIDHVHHAGNSSGIVDGASLVAIGSREAGERNGLTPRARIVSAAVSGSDSTIMLTGPAPATRKALAKAGLTIDDIDLIEINEAFAGVVLRFAKDMGVPLDKVNVNGGAIALGHPIGATGAMILGTIVDELERQDRRYGLVTLCVGGGMGIATVVERI, from the coding sequence ATGAGCACCGAGGCTTACGTATACGACGCGATCCGCACGCCGCGCGGACGCGGCAAGGCCAATGGCTCCCTGCACGGCACCAAGCCGATCGACCTGGTCGTCGGCCTCATCCACGCCCTGCGCGAGCGCAACCCCGGCCTGGACCCGGCGGCCATCGACGACATCGTGCTCGGCGTCGCCGGCCCGGTCGGCGATCAGGGATCCGACATCGCGCGGATCGCGGCCATCGCGGCCGGGCTCCCGGACACCGTGGCCGGCGTACAGGAGAACCGCTTCTGCGCCTCCGGCCTGGAGGCCGTCAACTTGGCCGCGGCCAAGGTCCGCTCCGGCTGGGAGGACCTGGTCCTCGCGGGCGGCGTGGAATCCATGTCCCGCGTTCACATGGGCTCTGACGGCGGCGCCTGGTTCGCCGACCCGATGACCAACTGGGTCGCCGGCTTCGTCCCACAGGGCATCGGCGCCGACCTGATCGCCACGATCGAGGGATTCTCCCGACGGGACGTGGACGAGTACGCGGCCCTGTCCCAGGAGCGAGCCGCGGCGGCAATCAAGGACGGGCGTTTCGCCAAGTCCGTGGTCCCGGTCACCGACCGCAACGGCCTGGTCGTCCTCGACCACGACGAGTTCGTCCGCCCCGATACCACCGCCGACATCCTAGCCAGGCTGAAGCCGTCCTTCGCGGACATCGGCGAGCTCGGCGGCTTCGATGCCGTCGCCCTGCAGAAGTATCACTGGGTCGAGAAGATCGACCACGTCCACCACGCGGGCAACTCCTCCGGCATCGTCGACGGCGCCTCCCTCGTCGCGATCGGCTCCCGCGAGGCGGGCGAACGCAACGGACTGACCCCGCGCGCCCGGATCGTTTCGGCCGCAGTTTCCGGCTCCGATTCCACCATCATGCTCACCGGCCCCGCCCCGGCCACCCGCAAGGCCCTCGCCAAGGCCGGGCTGACCATCGACGACATCGACCTGATCGAGATCAACGAGGCCTTCGCCGGCGTCGTGCTCCGCTTCGCCAAGGACATGGGCGTCCCCCTCGACAAGGTCAACGTCAACGGCGGGGCCATCGCACTGGGCCACCCGATCGGCGCCACCGGCGCGATGATCCTCGGCACGATCGTCGACGAGCTGGAGCGCCAGGACAGGCGCTACGGGCTCGTCACCCTCTGCGTCGGCGGCGGCATGGGCATCGCGACCGTCGTCGAACGCATCTGA
- a CDS encoding AAA family ATPase has product MYLARLRAENFRIFGAAASESGGPDESLDISFSRGTNVLVGENDSGKTAIVDAMRLSLPS; this is encoded by the coding sequence ATGTATCTGGCCCGACTGCGTGCCGAGAACTTCAGGATTTTCGGCGCGGCGGCATCGGAGAGTGGCGGGCCGGACGAGTCGCTGGACATCTCGTTCAGCCGTGGGACCAATGTCCTGGTGGGGGAGAACGACAGCGGGAAGACCGCGATCGTCGACGCGATGCGCCTGTCCCTCCCCTCGTAG
- a CDS encoding SDR family NAD(P)-dependent oxidoreductase — MSEGRFADQVAIVTGGAAGIGKAVATRLATDGAHVVLVDRDEAQLEKTVTTLGTATAIVADVRDEAAVADYVRRTVADYGRVDLFFNNAGIEGPRTSIIDLDTTDFDRVMSVNVRGVFLGLREVMRAFRSQGGGGAIVNTASMAGIRGSRRFSPYVASKHAVVGLTRCAALDGAEFGIRVNAVAPGLIDTRMLRAIAEQDAPSHPEELISQMAQDTPLKRSGTADEVANMVTWLLSSEASYITGTINLIDAGLNA, encoded by the coding sequence ATGAGTGAAGGCCGGTTCGCAGATCAAGTGGCCATCGTCACCGGCGGCGCTGCGGGTATCGGTAAGGCGGTCGCCACCCGCCTCGCCACGGACGGAGCGCACGTGGTCCTGGTCGACCGCGACGAGGCACAGCTAGAGAAGACGGTCACCACCCTGGGCACGGCCACCGCGATCGTGGCCGACGTCCGCGATGAGGCGGCTGTGGCGGATTACGTTCGAAGGACTGTCGCTGACTACGGACGGGTGGACCTGTTCTTTAACAACGCAGGGATCGAGGGCCCCAGAACCTCGATCATCGATCTCGACACCACTGACTTTGATCGAGTGATGTCGGTCAACGTGCGCGGCGTCTTCCTCGGTCTCCGTGAAGTCATGCGTGCCTTCCGCAGCCAGGGCGGCGGCGGAGCGATCGTCAACACCGCCTCGATGGCCGGGATACGTGGCAGCCGGAGGTTCAGCCCGTACGTCGCATCGAAGCACGCCGTTGTGGGCCTGACCCGTTGCGCTGCCTTGGATGGGGCGGAATTCGGGATCAGGGTGAACGCCGTCGCACCCGGACTCATCGACACGCGGATGCTCAGAGCTATCGCCGAGCAGGATGCCCCCAGTCATCCTGAAGAGCTGATATCGCAGATGGCCCAGGACACCCCGCTGAAACGGTCTGGCACCGCCGATGAGGTAGCGAATATGGTGACCTGGCTGCTCAGTTCTGAGGCGAGCTACATCACGGGAACCATCAACCTCATTGACGCCGGGCTCAACGCCTGA
- a CDS encoding aspartate aminotransferase family protein yields MTNPIPLHSRHAAVLPDWLALYYKHPIELTHGEGRHVWDADGKRYLDFFGGILTTMTAHALPEVTKAVSEQAGRIIHSSTLYLNRPMIELAERVAALSGIPDARVFFTTSGTEANDTALLLATTYRRSNQILAMRNSYHGRSFSTVSITGNRGWSPTSLSPLQTYYVHGAVRSRGPFAHLDDAAFTAAAVADLDDVLGQARGGVAALIAEPIQGVGGFTSPPDGLYGAFREVLDRHGILWISDEVQTGWGRTGEHFWGWQAHAQNGPPDILTFAKGIGNGMSIGGVVARAEVMNCIDSNSISTFGGSPITMAAGVANLGYLLEHDLQGNARRVGGLLLERLRGIAAHAPAVREVRGRGLMAGLELTKPGTDEADPDAASAVLEAAREGGLLLGKGGGYNTSVLRIAPPLSLTVAEAEEGAEILEQALRSIE; encoded by the coding sequence GTGACCAACCCGATCCCCCTGCACAGCCGCCACGCCGCCGTCCTGCCCGACTGGCTCGCGCTCTACTACAAGCACCCCATCGAGCTCACCCACGGCGAGGGCCGCCACGTCTGGGACGCCGACGGCAAGCGCTACCTCGACTTCTTCGGCGGCATCCTCACCACGATGACCGCCCATGCCCTGCCCGAGGTCACCAAGGCCGTCTCCGAACAGGCCGGGCGGATCATCCACTCCTCCACCCTCTACCTGAACCGGCCGATGATCGAGCTGGCCGAGCGGGTCGCCGCGCTGTCCGGCATCCCCGACGCCCGGGTCTTCTTCACCACCTCCGGCACCGAGGCCAACGACACCGCCCTGCTGCTCGCGACGACGTACCGCCGCTCCAACCAGATCCTGGCGATGCGCAACAGCTACCACGGCCGGTCCTTCTCCACCGTCTCCATCACCGGCAACCGCGGCTGGTCCCCGACCAGCCTCTCGCCGCTGCAGACGTACTACGTGCACGGCGCGGTCCGCTCCCGCGGCCCCTTCGCCCACCTCGACGACGCAGCCTTCACCGCCGCCGCGGTCGCCGACCTGGACGACGTGCTCGGCCAGGCGCGCGGGGGAGTGGCCGCGCTCATCGCCGAGCCGATCCAGGGCGTCGGCGGGTTCACCTCCCCGCCGGACGGCCTCTACGGGGCCTTCCGGGAGGTCCTGGACCGCCACGGCATCCTGTGGATCAGCGACGAGGTGCAGACCGGCTGGGGCCGTACCGGCGAGCACTTCTGGGGCTGGCAGGCGCACGCCCAGAACGGCCCGCCCGACATCCTCACCTTCGCCAAGGGCATCGGCAACGGCATGTCCATCGGCGGCGTGGTGGCCCGCGCAGAGGTGATGAACTGCATCGACTCCAACTCCATCTCCACCTTCGGCGGCTCCCCGATCACCATGGCGGCGGGCGTCGCCAACCTCGGGTACCTGCTGGAGCACGACCTCCAGGGCAACGCCCGCCGCGTCGGCGGACTGCTCCTGGAGCGGCTGCGCGGCATCGCCGCACACGCGCCGGCCGTACGGGAGGTCCGCGGCCGCGGCCTGATGGCAGGGCTGGAGCTGACGAAGCCGGGCACCGACGAGGCCGACCCGGACGCGGCCTCCGCCGTCCTGGAGGCGGCCCGCGAAGGCGGCCTGCTGCTCGGCAAGGGGGGCGGGTACAACACCAGCGTGCTGCGCATCGCGCCGCCCCTGTCCCTCACCGTCGCCGAGGCGGAAGAGGGCGCCGAGATCCTCGAACAGGCCTTGCGCAGCATCGAGTAG
- the hydA gene encoding dihydropyrimidinase, whose product MTRTLITGGLVITASDELHADVLIEDGHVVAMATAGSQQWTADRVIDASRKYVIPGGVDAHTHMELPFGGTFASDTFETGTRAAAWGGTTTIVDFAVQTPGHSLREGLDAWYAKADGKCAIDYAFHMIVSDVNEHSLKEMDGLVEEGVSSFKLFMAYPGVFYSDDGQILRAMQRASGNGGLIMMHAENGIAIDVLVEQALARGETDPRHHGEVRKVLLEAEATHRAIQLARVAGSPLYVVHVSAEEAVAELAAARDKGLPVFGETCPQYLFLSTDNLEEPDFQGAKYVCSTPLRPRKHQAALWRGLWTNDLQVVSTDHCPFCFRGQKELGRGDFSKIPNGLPGVENRMDLLHQAVLDGHISRRRWIEIACATPARMFGLYPQKGTIAPGSDADIVLYDPHAEQVISAETHHMNVDYSAYEGRRITGRVDTVLARGEVVIDRREYSGRAGHGAFVHRSTCQYL is encoded by the coding sequence ATGACTAGAACTCTCATTACCGGTGGCCTTGTAATTACGGCTTCCGATGAGTTGCATGCGGATGTTCTGATCGAGGACGGCCATGTCGTGGCGATGGCGACAGCAGGCAGCCAGCAGTGGACCGCTGACCGGGTGATTGACGCCTCGCGGAAGTATGTGATCCCGGGCGGGGTCGATGCGCACACGCATATGGAGCTGCCGTTCGGTGGCACCTTCGCGTCGGACACGTTCGAGACCGGAACGCGGGCCGCGGCCTGGGGCGGGACGACGACGATCGTCGACTTCGCGGTGCAGACACCAGGCCACTCGCTCCGGGAGGGCTTGGACGCTTGGTACGCGAAGGCCGACGGCAAATGTGCGATCGACTATGCATTCCACATGATCGTGTCCGACGTCAATGAGCACTCCCTCAAGGAAATGGATGGACTCGTCGAAGAGGGCGTAAGTTCGTTCAAATTGTTTATGGCGTATCCGGGCGTGTTTTATTCGGATGACGGGCAGATCCTGCGCGCCATGCAGCGGGCGTCGGGCAACGGCGGGCTGATCATGATGCACGCGGAGAACGGCATCGCGATCGACGTCCTCGTGGAGCAGGCGCTGGCGCGCGGGGAGACGGACCCCCGCCACCACGGCGAGGTCCGCAAGGTCCTCCTGGAGGCGGAGGCGACCCACCGCGCCATCCAGCTCGCGCGGGTGGCCGGATCCCCGCTGTACGTGGTCCACGTCTCGGCGGAGGAAGCGGTCGCGGAGCTGGCGGCCGCCCGCGACAAGGGTCTGCCGGTCTTCGGTGAGACCTGTCCGCAGTACCTCTTCCTCTCCACGGACAACCTGGAGGAGCCGGACTTCCAGGGCGCGAAGTATGTCTGCTCCACGCCGCTGCGGCCGCGCAAGCACCAGGCGGCGTTGTGGCGGGGTCTGTGGACCAATGACCTGCAGGTGGTGTCCACCGACCACTGTCCGTTCTGCTTCCGGGGGCAGAAGGAGCTGGGCCGGGGGGACTTCTCGAAGATCCCGAACGGGCTGCCGGGGGTGGAGAACCGCATGGACCTCCTCCACCAGGCGGTCCTGGACGGGCACATCAGCCGCCGTCGCTGGATCGAGATCGCGTGTGCGACCCCGGCCCGGATGTTCGGCCTCTATCCGCAGAAGGGCACGATCGCGCCGGGTTCCGACGCCGACATCGTCCTCTACGATCCGCACGCCGAGCAGGTCATCTCCGCCGAGACGCACCACATGAACGTGGACTACTCGGCGTACGAGGGCAGGCGGATCACCGGACGCGTCGACACGGTCCTCGCCCGTGGCGAGGTGGTCATCGACCGGCGGGAGTACTCGGGGCGAGCCGGCCACGGGGCGTTCGTCCACCGCTCCACCTGTCAGTATCTGTAA
- a CDS encoding flavodoxin family protein, whose amino-acid sequence MTILGLSAGNPDGSAEILLKRALRAALERGADASLVRLDDLELPMRPVGPGQDAGADDGPWLWDRLMECDGLIVASPIYSRTIPGKLKLVADRLSGPAADVAFAEKMRATLAAGETPAVRFPYDERVFRPRVAAFIAVGGANTSQWKSLALPLMHQMTFSAHIAVADQLLVGGCGMPRSVVLDEDALVGADRVGRSVADQLGRAFDAVEYRGEPGLCPMCHLSMVVIDGTCVECATCGARGTLEVRDGAAVVCFDDPAAREHSLVTLAEKRAHAVEVQQTAAVQGAQAAKIERRAAPYAEIDLRVTPGTARPGRSRRS is encoded by the coding sequence ATGACCATCCTCGGCCTGAGCGCTGGCAACCCGGACGGCAGCGCGGAGATCCTGCTCAAGCGCGCCCTCCGCGCGGCGCTCGAACGTGGCGCCGACGCGTCCCTTGTGCGTCTCGACGACCTCGAACTGCCCATGCGCCCGGTCGGTCCGGGCCAGGACGCCGGGGCCGACGATGGCCCGTGGCTGTGGGACCGGCTGATGGAGTGCGACGGCCTCATCGTGGCGTCGCCGATCTACTCGCGGACGATTCCCGGCAAGCTCAAGCTCGTCGCCGACCGGCTATCCGGGCCGGCGGCCGACGTGGCCTTCGCCGAGAAGATGCGCGCGACGCTCGCGGCTGGCGAGACCCCGGCTGTCAGGTTCCCGTACGACGAGCGCGTGTTCCGCCCGCGTGTCGCCGCCTTCATCGCTGTCGGCGGCGCGAACACATCGCAGTGGAAGTCACTCGCGCTGCCGCTGATGCACCAGATGACGTTCTCGGCGCACATCGCGGTGGCCGACCAGCTGCTCGTCGGCGGCTGCGGGATGCCTCGCTCGGTGGTACTCGACGAGGACGCGCTCGTGGGGGCCGATCGTGTTGGCCGCAGTGTCGCCGATCAGCTCGGCCGCGCGTTCGACGCCGTCGAGTACCGCGGCGAGCCGGGGCTTTGCCCAATGTGCCACCTGTCGATGGTCGTGATCGACGGCACTTGCGTGGAATGCGCGACCTGCGGGGCGCGGGGCACGCTCGAGGTGCGCGACGGCGCGGCTGTCGTCTGCTTCGACGATCCCGCTGCGCGGGAGCACTCGCTCGTCACGCTGGCCGAGAAGCGGGCCCATGCCGTCGAAGTGCAGCAGACCGCAGCCGTGCAGGGCGCGCAGGCCGCGAAGATCGAGCGCCGGGCCGCGCCCTACGCCGAGATCGACCTGCGCGTCACGCCGGGCACGGCCAGGCCCGGCCGGAGTCGTCGTTCGTGA
- a CDS encoding IS3 family transposase encodes MTGTDPAALAAFIGNQRTEHRVPHRLACQILEVSESWFYKWRDKPTTAREVRRGQLADAITGIFEGSGGTYGSPKVWVLLVRAGWRVSVNTVARLMAELGLAGRKVRHRRGLTRPGKRPAAPDFVRRDFTADAPDQVWCGDMTEITTGEGKLYLATVIDLFSRRLLGYAMGARHDADLVVASLNMATATRGGDVRGVIFHSDRGSEYVSRRFRRACRRLGVTQSMGRVGSCFDNAVSEAFNSVLKVEYVHRHTFTTRTEARLRIATWITGFYNTRRLHSVCEYHSPIDYERDHQADPTVELAA; translated from the coding sequence GTGACCGGGACGGACCCGGCCGCCCTGGCCGCGTTCATCGGTAACCAGAGGACTGAGCATCGCGTCCCGCACCGTCTGGCCTGCCAGATCCTGGAAGTCTCGGAGTCCTGGTTCTACAAGTGGCGCGACAAGCCCACCACTGCGCGTGAGGTCCGGCGGGGACAGCTGGCCGACGCGATCACGGGGATCTTCGAGGGCTCCGGCGGCACCTATGGTTCCCCGAAGGTCTGGGTCCTTCTGGTCCGCGCGGGCTGGCGGGTCTCGGTGAACACCGTGGCCCGCCTCATGGCCGAACTCGGCCTGGCCGGACGGAAGGTCCGCCACCGGCGGGGGCTGACCCGGCCCGGCAAACGGCCGGCGGCCCCGGACTTCGTGCGCCGTGACTTCACCGCGGACGCTCCGGACCAGGTGTGGTGCGGCGACATGACCGAGATCACCACCGGTGAGGGCAAGCTCTACCTGGCCACCGTCATCGACCTGTTCTCGCGTCGATTGCTCGGCTATGCGATGGGCGCCCGTCACGACGCCGATCTCGTCGTCGCCTCCCTGAACATGGCCACGGCCACCCGCGGCGGTGACGTCAGGGGCGTGATCTTTCACAGCGACCGCGGCAGCGAATACGTCTCCCGGCGCTTTCGCAGGGCCTGTCGCCGCCTGGGCGTGACCCAGTCCATGGGCCGCGTCGGGTCGTGTTTCGACAACGCCGTCAGCGAGGCGTTCAACAGCGTGCTCAAGGTCGAGTACGTCCACCGGCACACCTTCACCACCCGCACCGAGGCCCGGCTGAGGATCGCGACCTGGATCACCGGCTTCTACAACACCCGACGGCTACACAGCGTATGCGAGTACCACAGCCCGATCGACTACGAACGAGACCACCAGGCCGACCCCACCGTGGAGCTGGCCGCTTGA